The Thomasclavelia ramosa DSM 1402 genome includes a region encoding these proteins:
- the lon gene encoding endopeptidase La translates to MNEQTVLTLPVVCTRGMIVFPENRLTLDVGRPVSLKALELSANEHDNNIIFVSQINPLVDNPSFDDVFHIGTLCKIDRKVRRDSSGTIKLTVLGAKRVRLTNFEEQQGSIYSTVEIIEDEFGDRNEEVALVRKTTSYFEQAKRSMPNMPLDSINRLTSGVSASVLADTIGQYLPIDLNQKQKILETININERLLLVASSIESEKVIGEIEETINRKVRESIDENQREYYLREKLRAIKEELGDSVPKEDDAEMIREELEKNPYPQHVKDKIEEELRRFETMPAASSEANVVRTYIDWMMKTPWYQETKDVEDIQAIEDVLNEDHYGLEKVKERIVEYLAVKQMTKSLKAPIICLAGPPGVGKTSIAKSIARALQREFIKASLGGVKDEAEVRGHRRTYLGSMPGRIIQGMKKAGVINPVFLLDEIDKMSSDYKGDPTSAMLEVLDPEQNSQFSDNYLEEPYDLSKVLFIATANDLGNIPAPLRDRLEIIELSSYTEQEKLMIAKNHLIKKQLALHGLKEDQLVIEDDAIMAIIRHYTREAGVRDLERLLAKICRKAVLIVLKEKRDNLTVNKESLEKHLGKAPFEHTKKLDHSQIGVVTGMAYTQFGGDILPIEVNHFQGSGKFIITGQLGDVMKESASIALDYMKANKEKYGLEKIAFDKEDIHIHVPEGAVKKDGPSAGVTLTTAIYSAFKNQPVRNDIAMTGEITLRGNVLPIGGLKEKSISAHRSGIKKIIIPKDNAKDIDDIPKSVQDELEIVLADHIDTVLDHALEK, encoded by the coding sequence ATGAATGAACAAACTGTATTAACGTTACCGGTAGTTTGTACACGGGGCATGATTGTTTTCCCAGAAAACAGGTTAACATTAGATGTTGGTCGTCCAGTGAGTTTAAAGGCACTTGAATTAAGTGCTAATGAACATGATAACAATATCATTTTTGTCTCACAAATCAATCCATTAGTGGATAATCCTTCTTTTGATGATGTGTTCCATATTGGAACTCTTTGTAAAATTGATCGTAAAGTGCGCCGTGACAGTTCGGGAACTATCAAATTAACTGTTTTGGGGGCAAAAAGAGTTAGGCTGACTAACTTTGAAGAACAACAAGGAAGTATCTACTCAACTGTTGAAATTATTGAAGATGAATTTGGAGATCGAAATGAAGAAGTTGCTTTAGTTCGTAAGACAACTTCGTATTTTGAACAAGCAAAACGCAGTATGCCAAATATGCCGCTAGATTCAATCAATCGATTAACTAGTGGAGTATCAGCAAGTGTTTTAGCTGACACAATTGGACAATATTTACCAATTGATCTTAATCAAAAACAAAAAATCTTAGAAACTATTAATATCAATGAACGTTTATTATTAGTAGCTAGTTCAATTGAATCGGAAAAAGTGATAGGTGAAATTGAAGAAACGATTAATCGTAAAGTTCGTGAAAGTATTGATGAAAATCAACGTGAGTACTATTTAAGAGAAAAACTTCGGGCTATTAAAGAGGAATTAGGTGATAGTGTACCGAAGGAAGACGATGCAGAAATGATTCGTGAAGAACTTGAAAAAAATCCTTATCCACAGCATGTTAAGGATAAAATTGAAGAAGAATTACGCCGTTTTGAAACAATGCCAGCAGCTTCTTCAGAAGCTAATGTAGTAAGAACATATATTGACTGGATGATGAAAACACCTTGGTATCAAGAAACTAAAGATGTTGAAGATATTCAAGCAATTGAAGATGTTTTAAATGAAGATCATTATGGTCTTGAAAAGGTAAAGGAACGAATTGTTGAATACTTAGCGGTTAAACAAATGACTAAATCGCTAAAAGCACCAATTATTTGTCTTGCTGGGCCACCAGGGGTTGGGAAAACTTCAATCGCTAAAAGTATTGCCCGTGCACTACAGCGTGAATTCATCAAGGCATCATTAGGTGGAGTTAAAGATGAAGCTGAAGTACGTGGACATCGTCGTACTTATCTTGGGTCTATGCCAGGAAGAATTATTCAAGGGATGAAGAAAGCGGGAGTAATAAATCCGGTCTTCTTACTTGATGAAATCGATAAGATGTCAAGTGACTATAAAGGTGATCCGACTAGTGCAATGCTTGAAGTTTTAGACCCTGAACAAAATAGTCAATTCTCTGATAATTATTTGGAAGAACCATATGATTTATCAAAAGTATTGTTTATCGCTACTGCAAATGATCTAGGAAATATTCCAGCTCCGCTTAGAGATCGTTTGGAAATCATTGAACTATCTTCATATACAGAACAAGAAAAACTAATGATCGCTAAAAATCATTTAATTAAAAAGCAGTTAGCTTTACACGGTTTAAAGGAAGATCAACTAGTAATTGAAGATGATGCAATTATGGCGATTATTCGTCACTATACGCGCGAAGCTGGAGTTCGTGATCTTGAGAGATTGCTGGCAAAGATTTGTCGTAAAGCGGTATTAATCGTTTTAAAAGAAAAACGTGATAACTTAACAGTTAATAAAGAAAGTTTAGAAAAACATTTAGGTAAAGCACCATTTGAACATACTAAGAAATTAGATCATAGCCAAATAGGTGTCGTTACTGGTATGGCATATACACAATTTGGTGGAGATATTTTACCAATTGAAGTCAATCATTTCCAAGGATCTGGTAAATTTATTATTACTGGTCAATTAGGGGATGTAATGAAAGAATCAGCATCGATTGCATTAGACTATATGAAAGCTAATAAAGAGAAATATGGTCTTGAAAAAATTGCATTTGATAAAGAAGATATTCATATTCATGTGCCTGAAGGAGCTGTAAAGAAAGATGGCCCTAGTGCAGGTGTTACCTTGACCACTGCTATCTACTCAGCTTTTAAAAATCAGCCGGTTCGCAATGATATTGCTATGACGGGTGAAATTACATTACGGGGAAATGTGCTGCCAATTGGTGGTTTAAAAGAAAAATCAATTTCAGCGCATCGTTCTGGAATTAAAAAGATTATTATCCCAAAGGATAATGCTAAAGATATTGATGATATACCAAAATCTGTTCAAGATGAATTAGAAATCGTATTAGCTGATCATATTGATACAGTACTAGATCACGCACTTGAAAAATAG
- the tig gene encoding trigger factor, giving the protein MKINNKKLENAIVELTVAFDSEEWKATQEKALDKLAKNVKIDGFRPGKAPAAMVRARVSKASVLEEATDMILQTKFVEILTEANVEPVAQPALSVQKVDADELEVQILVPVKPQVELGEYKGLEVKKGRVTVTKKEIEEQLANYQTQFAELTVKEGGKVAKGDTAVIDFEGFVDGVAFEGGKGENYPLEIGSGSFIPGFEDQVIGMTVDKEQDIVVTFPEDYGAADLAGKEATFKVTVHEIKEKHLPEIDDELAKDVNIDGVETLDQLKDHIKANIKTRKESENENKFMDDLYKAIVASSKVEDSDALLEQEQGLMLQEVEQNLQRQGLNFEVYQQFTGKSKDDIKEDIKPQAEERVKLNAILAAIIEEEKLAVSDEELETELKTIAEYYQKELDEVKKIFEGNMSRIENDLLTRKAVDLVKDNLK; this is encoded by the coding sequence ATGAAAATCAATAATAAAAAATTAGAAAATGCAATCGTAGAACTAACAGTAGCATTTGATAGTGAAGAATGGAAAGCTACTCAAGAAAAAGCACTTGATAAATTAGCTAAAAATGTGAAAATCGATGGTTTTAGACCAGGTAAAGCACCTGCAGCTATGGTAAGAGCAAGAGTTTCTAAAGCTAGTGTTTTAGAAGAAGCAACAGATATGATTTTACAAACAAAATTTGTTGAAATTTTAACTGAAGCAAATGTTGAACCAGTAGCACAACCTGCTTTAAGTGTTCAAAAAGTAGATGCTGATGAATTGGAAGTTCAAATCTTAGTACCAGTAAAACCACAAGTTGAGCTTGGTGAATATAAAGGATTAGAAGTTAAAAAAGGTCGCGTTACAGTAACTAAAAAAGAAATCGAAGAACAATTAGCAAACTATCAAACTCAATTTGCTGAATTAACAGTAAAAGAAGGTGGGAAAGTTGCTAAAGGTGATACTGCAGTAATTGATTTTGAAGGATTTGTAGACGGTGTTGCTTTTGAAGGTGGAAAAGGTGAAAACTATCCATTAGAAATCGGTAGTGGTTCATTTATTCCAGGATTTGAAGATCAAGTGATTGGAATGACTGTAGATAAAGAACAAGATATCGTTGTTACTTTCCCAGAAGATTATGGTGCAGCTGATTTGGCTGGTAAAGAAGCTACTTTCAAAGTGACTGTACATGAAATCAAAGAAAAACATTTACCAGAAATTGATGATGAATTAGCTAAAGATGTAAATATTGATGGTGTTGAAACTTTAGATCAATTGAAGGATCATATCAAAGCTAATATTAAAACTCGTAAAGAATCTGAAAATGAAAATAAATTCATGGATGATTTATATAAAGCAATCGTAGCGTCTTCTAAAGTAGAAGACAGTGATGCTTTATTAGAACAAGAACAAGGATTAATGTTACAAGAAGTTGAACAAAATTTACAAAGACAAGGGTTAAATTTTGAAGTTTACCAACAATTTACTGGTAAATCAAAAGATGATATCAAAGAAGATATTAAACCTCAAGCTGAAGAAAGAGTAAAATTAAATGCTATTCTTGCAGCAATTATCGAAGAAGAAAAATTAGCAGTTAGTGATGAAGAATTAGAAACAGAATTAAAAACAATTGCTGAATATTATCAAAAAGAATTAGACGAAGTTAAGAAAATTTTCGAAGGAAATATGAGCCGTATCGAAAACGATTTGTTAACTCGTAAAGCTGTTGATTTAGTAAAAGACAACTTAAAATAA
- a CDS encoding LysR family transcriptional regulator, which translates to MLDFRIDTFLAVCKYMNFTKASQYLNITQPAVSGHIRYLEEYYDVKLFMYIGKKMQLTKAGKILFDVATTLKHDDIFLKNKLNNLSLKQELVFGATLTVGEYVMPKVIDQLLNENQNTMIKMQVANTSELLKMINEGQLDFALVEGYFNKLEYDYRKFCQDEYICVGSIDFPLSIVHDISELFKYNLIIRENGSGSREIIERWLKERNLDIDDFSNIIEIGNINMIKRLVKNNHGITFIYKLAVEKELAERRLKQVKVNALTIKHDINFIWRKNSVFNDYYEELFEVFRLQNDKVLL; encoded by the coding sequence ATGTTAGATTTTCGGATCGATACTTTTTTGGCGGTATGCAAATATATGAATTTTACTAAAGCAAGTCAGTATTTAAATATTACTCAGCCAGCTGTTTCGGGTCATATTCGTTATTTAGAGGAATATTATGATGTTAAGTTATTTATGTATATTGGTAAAAAGATGCAATTAACTAAAGCAGGAAAAATTTTGTTTGATGTAGCTACAACATTAAAGCATGATGATATTTTTTTGAAAAATAAATTAAATAATTTGTCATTGAAACAAGAGCTGGTTTTTGGAGCAACACTTACAGTAGGGGAATATGTGATGCCTAAAGTGATTGATCAATTGTTAAATGAAAATCAAAACACAATGATTAAGATGCAGGTTGCAAATACAAGTGAGTTATTAAAGATGATCAATGAAGGACAACTTGATTTTGCTTTAGTTGAAGGATACTTTAATAAATTAGAGTATGATTATCGAAAATTTTGTCAAGATGAATATATATGTGTTGGTTCAATTGATTTTCCATTGTCAATAGTCCATGATATTAGTGAATTATTTAAGTATAATCTAATTATTCGTGAAAATGGCTCAGGTTCACGAGAAATTATTGAACGATGGTTAAAAGAGCGGAATTTAGATATTGATGATTTTAGTAATATTATTGAAATTGGTAATATTAATATGATCAAACGTCTTGTTAAAAATAATCATGGAATAACTTTTATCTATAAATTAGCTGTTGAAAAAGAATTAGCTGAAAGAAGATTGAAGCAAGTCAAAGTAAATGCTTTAACAATAAAACATGATATTAATTTTATCTGGCGTAAAAATAGTGTTTTTAATGACTACTACGAAGAATTATTTGAGGTGTTTCGATTGCAAAATGATAAAGTATTGCTATAA